Part of the Nicotiana sylvestris chromosome 2, ASM39365v2, whole genome shotgun sequence genome, ataagatatcggttatcgggtatcggttaatcggttatcgaTCATTATCAGTTCGGTTACCgatttacccgataagataacttAATCttgagttaagcaaaaaagaaaaaaacaattaactagagttaagcaaaaaagagaagaattcacatataAAGAGAAGAATTCACCCGATAAATACTACCCATTTATGCGTTCTGTCCAGTGGCCACAACTGGAATAGTACTAATTCTTCAACAACAGTTGTCCAAatacattaataataataaaaagtagTAGCAATTTTACCTTAAAATTAACAAGTTCAAACATATAGTACTCACACAATACTTGCACGTCCACAAACGTTAAAGCCCTTAAAGGCTCAAACAGTCAAAGATAAAACTGGATGTTGTTTGTCAGATGTCTAATCTGAAAAAAGAAACTGGTAGTAGGTATAGGCTGCACAACATGAGCTCACAAAattaagaaacaaaaaaaataaaataaagaatctTTAACAATCAAAAATTCCTATATGAAGATGAATTTTGTTATAAAAATTAAAAGCTTAATGTATAAGACTAAAGATTTACACTAGGAGTAACTAGTAAGGTCTatgaagaatgaagatgaagcaactgaAGACTGAAGAGTGCAActgagaaagaataggaaagaaTGAACTAAAGCCCTAGCatatgtatatacttaagggtaaagtcgtaatttcattaatttttattgggttatcggttaaccCATTAAAAAAATTGGCAAACCGAGGCCGAACCGATAATCCAATAgtaaaaaaaattctaaaccgttaccgaaccgttaacccaataacccaataaATAATTTACGATTCGGGTTATCGCTTTTATCCGATACATGCCAGCCCTACTTTTGACATTCTTCTCCTCGGGTCAATTCCCCACCGGTTTCTGCAATTCAGCGACCCGCCAAAACCCTAACAGTAGATGAATCTCAAATTCAAACCCTATCTCAATTCAATATGATCGCTTACATTTCCTATGCTGACCCACCTTCCATGGCCGCCTTTACCACCAGCTCCACTTTCTCACCTCCTCCGTCCGGCGGCGGCGGCGGCACTGATGACTTCAATTATGATGCCGCTTGGTACGGTAACATCCAGTACCTGCTTAATATCTCTGCCGTCGGAGCCTTCACTTGCCTTCTAATTTTCGTCTTCGTGAAGCTTCGAAGCGATCACCGTCGCATGCCCGGTCCCACCGCCATCGCCTCTAAGCTTCTCGCCGCCTGGCATGCCACTGGCCGTGAAATCGCCCGCCACTGCGGTGCTGACGCCGCCCAATTTCTCCTTATTGAAGGCGGCAGCTCGGCGCTGCTATTATTCCTTGCCTTCCTTGCCCTTGCTGTAATGCTGCCGTTGAATATTCATGCTGGAAAGGCTCCTATGGCTGATCAGTTTTCAAAGACTACAATAAATCATATAGAAAAAGGTTCTCCTTTACTCTGGattcactttatctttgttgttattgttgttgttttggtACATTATGGTATTAGTGAAATACAAGAAAGGTTGAAAATTACTAGGCTTAGAGATGGCTATGGAAATCCAAGCGGGCCTGTTACAAATAGTAGTACAATTTTTACAATTATGGTGCAGGGAGTACCTAAAACCTTAGGTTTTGATAAGACACCATTGGTGGATTATTTTCAGCATAAGTATCCGGGCAAGGTGTATAGAGTAGTTGTGCCCATGGATTTGTGTGCGTTAGATGATTTAGCGACAGAGTTGGTGAAGGTTCGGGAAGATATCTCCAAATTAGTGTCAAGGATTGAGTCACGGGGTTATTTGAATGAGGAGGAAGAGGATGATAATGATAGTGTGAATGGATGGGGTTTGTTTGAGCGACTGCGCTTTCTGTGGAGAAAGGCCAAGGATATTTGGTATCGTGTTGTTGATCAATTGGGTTTCTCAGATGAAGAGAGGTTGAGAAAATTGCAAGAGCTGAGAGCTGATTTGGAGATGGAAATGGCATCTTATAAAGAAGGGCGGGCAAGAGGTGCTGGTGTAGCTTTTGTTGTGTTTAAGGATGTCTTTACAGCTAATAAGGCTGTCCAGGATCTCCGAAATGAGAAGAGGAGGCGATATGGTCGGTTCTTTTCAGTCGTGGAGTTGCAACTACAGAGGAACCAGTGGAAAGTAGAAAGAGCTCCTTTAGCTACTGACATATATTGGAACCACCTGGGATCGACAAAGTTCTCTTTAAGGTTACGCAGAGTGCTGGTGAACACATGCCTACTGTTGATGCTGTTGTTCTGCAGCTCTCCACTCGCTGTGATTAGTGCCATCCAAAGTGCAGGGCGAATAATCAATGCTGAAGCAATGGATCATGCTCAAATGTGGCTGAACTGGGTGCAGGGCTCGAGCTGGCTGgcaacaataatatttcaatttttGCCCAATGTTCTTATTTTTGTGAGCATGTATATTGTTATCCCTTCAGTTCTTTCTTATCTTTCAAAATTTGAACGACATCTTACTGTATCTGGTGAGCAAAGGGCTGCACTATTGAAAATGGtttgcttctttctagtaaatctCATTCTCCTTAGAGCCCTGGTCGAATCATCACTTGAGGGTGCACTATTAAGCATGGGTCGCTGTTATTTGGATGGAGAAGATTGCAAAAAGATTGAACAGTACATGACTGCTTCTTTTTTGACAAGGACATGCCTCTCGTCTCTTGCATTTTTAATTACAAGCAGTTTCTTGGGTATATCTTTTGATTTATTAGCTCCAATTCCTTGGATTAAGAAGCAGCttcaaaaatttcgaaaaaatgatatGCTTCAGCTGGTACCAGAAAGGAGCGAGGACTATCCTTTGGAAAATCAAGACATTGATAGCTTGGAGAGGCCTCTAATTCATGAAAGGAGTTCAACTGTGGTTGACAGCAGTGGATTTTTAAATGATTCCTCTCCAGATGGAATTGATTTCCCAGGACAAGATTTGTCTGAATATCCTCCAGTCAGCCGAACCTCACCAGTTCCAAAGCCAAAGTTTGATTTTGCGCAATATTATGCTTTCAATTTGACAATATTCGCCCTGACCCTGATCtattgttcatttgctcctctcgTGGTTCCTGTTGGTGCAGTTTACTTTGGGTACAGATATGTGGTTGACAAGTACAACTTCCTGTTTGTATACAGAGTGCGCGGTTTCCCTGCCGGTAATGATGGGAGGTTGATGGATACTGTATTAAGTATCATGAGGTTTTGTGTTGACTTGTTTCTCCTGGCAATGctacttttcttttctgtacGAGGAGACTCAACAAAGCTTCAAGCCATATTCACACTCGGGTTGTTAGTGATGTATAAAATTTTGCCTTCTGATAATGATGCTTTTCAGCCAGCTCTATTACAAGGCATACAGACTGTTGACAACATTGTTGAAGGGCCGACTGATTATGAGGTGTTCTCACAACCTACATTTGACTGGGATACATATAATTCATGACTTGTGCATAAAACCAAACATTTGTCTTGAGATTTGTATATATGTTTATTTGTTATTGGATGTGTTTCTGCATCTATCAAATCTCTCGTTCTCTGTTCTTGGTTTGTGCTTTCGATGGAGCTTTAGTTGGAAAGATATTTGGCTTAGGACCACAAGTGCAATGCCAACGAGTCACACGTTATAATGTTTTAATTGGTTCCATTGTATTAATTTATTGGCCCTATATCAATCTATGAGGGTGACAAGTTGTTTATAGACATCTAGCAAATGCCTTGCTATAATTTTGCCAAAGTGTTATGGACATATAGCACAGATGCCTTGTTATAAAATTGTTAGATATGGGCTCTACCTTACtctctatttcttttctttcctttctctttatTTCAATTGTTTTGTCTTTTACTTTATTAGTATTTTCAGTGCATAAATCAGCAGTCTGTTGTTGTCTATATAGTATTATTTGTCGACAGGACGCCTTTTGCTTATCTTAGTGTGAGATTTATAAATTTAGTTTTTTTTCAACATTTATAAATTTAGTTCACCCTGCCATTCTGTATCCATAATACAGCTTGGGCAGACCAAGTTTGGGACCAATTTACTGAATGAGTAGATGTTTGCCCCAACATCTGCTCAAGTTTACTTAGTGTTATTACGTGTTTGGTCCATTTCGCTGGGGGAGAAACATTTATGGCTCTGGCTTCTCAAATGACGATTTCTCATCTGACTTATTTTTAATCTGCTCATTGTACAAGCGAATTGTTGTTACCCTGTTTTATTTGTCCTTCACTTTGCAGCATTGCAGGATAGTCCATTTCCTAGTCGTAACAGCTGTAGTGTGTTTTTCTCATTTCAAAATGTTGCTTCAAACCAGGAAGATAAGTTTAAATAACCAGAGTTCTTGGAATGAAGTGTCTGATCTTTGTGCTGTTTCCTCGTGCCTTCATGTTGGCATATGATTGTTGTCCAGGTAGGTCAATCCCAACAAGTTAATACGTAATATATATTGGTTTGATGAAAACCTTAAGGCCATTTTTTTTAGGGCACGAATGTTTTTGTTTTGGTGTTCTCGCGACTTATGTTTTCTAGGTAACCAAAAGAGTGCTGCTTATTCTCTCTTTGGTGTTGAAGAGTGGTGAGGAAATGGTTTCATAGTTTTTGAGTCAGATTAAACAGATTATAAGTTAAAGCTAAAAAGCATAATTAAACTTTAAAAGGAGTTCGAAGTTCACCTGCAAAATCCAATGTAAGGCGCATTTCACAGAAACTTTTGGGGCCGTTGACCTTACGCTATGGACTCTGATACACTGTATATGCAcctaaagaagaaaataaaacttGTATCTTAGGGTATCAAATGGGCAGATTATGTCAAATTTGAGTTGATCAAATAGGCTGAGCAAAATATAGATCGTAATATATTATTGTATGATTCACCAAAGACTACTTCTCAAGTTTAATCTGTCCTTAATAATATCACTCACCCAAACCGTCAAATGTAGGGTAAGTAAAAACTGAGCTAATTTTGACAACCCTACATGTATGCTTTCAACTTTACCAAATGTATGTTTATGTTCAGATAAGTTTAAAATTTCCTAAATCATAACTATGTGCTATTAGGATACTTTAGACTAGTAACATTTTTAGCGATCCAACCAATGACCTCTCCTGACTACAAAGTTTGAATAAATTTTGACATACTAGTTTACACCCTTTATTCTTTTTTTGAAGTCTAACcaaataaatgataaaaaaaacGTTAGCAACGACTATACAATTTAAAGAAAATGTCAGAAAAATCAGAGAGAAGATAATTAGAGATTACTCATAATGATCATAAGGTTCAAAAAAATATCTTTCAATGttataattttcttttctcttttaatgTTACAACTTCACAATATTTTGCCCTATCCCTCTCGCTAGGATACATGCTTTGAATACTTAGGGTATGCTACGTAAGCCATGTCCGCTAGAAGTAATTGTTGCATCGAATGTGGTGGACTATGCAATATTACTAAGTTTTCTTTTTGTGTTCTTCCCAACTTCGTCAAGTGATCAACACAAGTATTTCCTTGCCTCAAAGTATGGACTAAAGTAATTCCAAGTTTGGAAATGAGGCTCCTGCATTCTTTCATCACAACTCGATCGGGGTGACTTTTAGCCACGTTACCTTCCACAGTTAGCCACATTAGGGCATCACTCGAGTCGGTTTCGATTATTACCTTTTTCAAGTTGTAATCTTTTGCTAGAGTTAGACCGCCATGTACAACCCATAACTCCGGTGTAAGATTTGATGTCGCTCTCATGCTAAGTCGCCGCAAAATCCTCCTATCCATCTCCCTTTATCATCTCGAGCAACGCCTCCAAATCCCGCTAGTCCTGAATTAGGCATAAAATTACTGTATGTGTTGATCTTGATAAACTCTAATGGAGGAAACGACCAACTGATGAAAATAGGTGTACTACTCTGTTGAATTTTTGTTGATTGAATATGGCAATTAGTTGTCCCTTCGGGACATCCGATAAAATTGGAACGATACATAGAAGATTAGCATGGCCCCTGTGCAAGGATGACACGCACAAATCGAGAAATGGtccaaatttttttaaaaaaaataaaaaaatatggcAATTAGTTGCACTTCTAGGGCCGATTGGAAGGTGACTTTGCCGGCAAATAGAAGTTACATACAATGATGCCGTAGCTTTTTAGATACCACGATATTGCAATAAAACTCTCTTTTGACTATCAAAGGACGAAAAAGATATTGTAGAATTAGATAAAACTATTTCTCTTAAAACTGttatagcaatatatatatagagagagagaggcaACCTAATCCTAATTTATGTTGGATTCTCCGTTTAGGAAATTAATAAGCAAATAGGAAACTCTATAACGTGCTTTTAAAATCCTAATTCGAACTCATATGGGATTTCCATTTAGGAAACCCAAAAGGAgaaaggaaacaaaagaaaaagtgGAAATTGGAAAGTTGAGTTTTTAAATCAAAACTCCTAGGGGGTTTCCATTTAAGAAATcggaaaatgaaacaaaaaaaattaatattgtAAATTATGGTTTCGGATTCCCTTCTTAGGGCATCTCCAAACTTTACCCCCATTTTGATCCATAAAATGGGAATTTCCCCATTTTGGGGATAA contains:
- the LOC104234786 gene encoding CSC1-like protein At4g35870: MIAYISYADPPSMAAFTTSSTFSPPPSGGGGGTDDFNYDAAWYGNIQYLLNISAVGAFTCLLIFVFVKLRSDHRRMPGPTAIASKLLAAWHATGREIARHCGADAAQFLLIEGGSSALLLFLAFLALAVMLPLNIHAGKAPMADQFSKTTINHIEKGSPLLWIHFIFVVIVVVLVHYGISEIQERLKITRLRDGYGNPSGPVTNSSTIFTIMVQGVPKTLGFDKTPLVDYFQHKYPGKVYRVVVPMDLCALDDLATELVKVREDISKLVSRIESRGYLNEEEEDDNDSVNGWGLFERLRFLWRKAKDIWYRVVDQLGFSDEERLRKLQELRADLEMEMASYKEGRARGAGVAFVVFKDVFTANKAVQDLRNEKRRRYGRFFSVVELQLQRNQWKVERAPLATDIYWNHLGSTKFSLRLRRVLVNTCLLLMLLFCSSPLAVISAIQSAGRIINAEAMDHAQMWLNWVQGSSWLATIIFQFLPNVLIFVSMYIVIPSVLSYLSKFERHLTVSGEQRAALLKMVCFFLVNLILLRALVESSLEGALLSMGRCYLDGEDCKKIEQYMTASFLTRTCLSSLAFLITSSFLGISFDLLAPIPWIKKQLQKFRKNDMLQLVPERSEDYPLENQDIDSLERPLIHERSSTVVDSSGFLNDSSPDGIDFPGQDLSEYPPVSRTSPVPKPKFDFAQYYAFNLTIFALTLIYCSFAPLVVPVGAVYFGYRYVVDKYNFLFVYRVRGFPAGNDGRLMDTVLSIMRFCVDLFLLAMLLFFSVRGDSTKLQAIFTLGLLVMYKILPSDNDAFQPALLQGIQTVDNIVEGPTDYEVFSQPTFDWDTYNS